In Gossypium arboreum isolate Shixiya-1 chromosome 3, ASM2569848v2, whole genome shotgun sequence, the sequence ATCATCCTTTAACATAAAAATGAATGAACaacttattttatatgttttgaaatgtataaagactaatttacttattttttcaaAGAGACTAAAATGCAACACACCTTAAATACAGGAACTTTTCTGATACTTTTACTGTTTAAGGGTTATTATTGTCATTATGTTAAGAAAGTTAAGTTGCATTATTAAAATTCAGTGATGAAGGAGTGGACAGGataatttctttccttttttggtTACGGTTTTATGATTAAAATTACAACAACTCTACTTTCCATAATTAATTTCCTTTTTTGAAGCAAGGGATGATTTCTTTCTAAATATATGCAATTTTGCTTTCAAGTTTGTGTGAAAGGTGGTTCCAACGCCTAAAAATAACCCTTACAATGCTTTAGAGAATGGCTAGAAAAAAAGCATGTAATCCCACCATTCAATTTTCAAGCGAAACCCAATATTTTAGACTGAAACAAAGATTTAAAACAACATAAAGTTTGGAAAATGAATTCTGTATCATAAAAAATCCAACCATTTCTTTTGTTCTTAAGTTTTAACCACAAATGAATCATTTTTGTTTTTAACGGTTCATGTTCTCTAAGTTTCTTGTATTTGAATAAAGGGTTTCCTCAGACTGAATCTCAACATCTAAACAAAGATTAAGATTCTTACTAGCTTTGCCAATAAGGGTTCCCTTTAAttgatttgaataaaaaaaaagggtCTTTGAAAATGGGAAAACTTCCGGCAATCATTGGTATTTGTTCCGTGCTTGTGGTGGCTATGGTGGCAGCAATAGCCGTTGGTGTCAGCCGTGCTAAAGATAGTGACAATGATGATGCCAAAGTCTCGACTTCCGAAAAAGCGGTCCAATCCATATGTCAAACTACTGATTATAGAGAAACATGTGAAAATAGTCTTTCGAACGCCAACACCACCGATCCCAAAGAGCTGATAAAGGTCGGTTTTCAAGCGGCAATCCAAGAGATTGGCAAAGTGATCGCCAATTCCTCTACCATCCAAAACGCGGCTAAAGACCCCATGACTCGTCAAGCTGTCGACAATTGCAAAGAGCTCATGGGGTACGCCATTGACGACCTCAAAGCCTCGTTTAATCAACTCGGTGCATTCGACGTTAGTAAGCTAGACGAATACGTCGAGAATCTCAAGATATGGATGGGCGGTGCCATTACGTATCAACAAACATGCTTAGACGGGTTCATGAACGTATCCAGTGAAACCGGTGTGAAAATGAAGGCGTTGTTGAATACTTCACAACAGTTAACCAGCAATGGGTTAGCCATGGTGACCGACATAACTAAAATCATTAAGGACCTTAACATTCCAGGCATGGAAGGAGTCAGCACGGGGTCTAAACGTAAGCTAATGGCGGAAGATGGGTTCCCTTCGTGGGTTAGCTTTAAGCAACGACAGCTACTGCAACAAAATGTGGCGGACATGAAACCTAATGTGGTGGTTGCTAAAGATGGTAGCGGCAAATTTAATAGCATCAATGAAGCCTTAAAGGAAGTGCCTATGAAAAATACAGCTCCATTTGTGATCCATATTAAGGCTGGCGTTTATAATGAACAAGTTTTGGTTGCTAAAACTATGACTAACGTTGTGTTCGTCGGAGATGGACCGACCAAGACTGTCATTACCGGTCGGATGAACTTTGTCGATGGCACCGTAACATTCAAGACTGCAACTCTTGGTAAGTATCATATCTATATGAGTTTAATTTACATTGTATAGAATTATATTCACTAACATATAACAATATTCACAGCTGCTGTGGGTGAAAGATTTATTGCAAAGAATATTAAAATAGAGAACACAGCTGGAGCGATCAAGCACCAAGCAGTGGCACTAAGGGTCCAAAGTGATCGGTCCATCTTCTACAATTGTCAAATGGATGGCTACCAAGACACGCTTTACACCCACAGTCACCGTCAATTCTACAGGGACTGCACCGTCTCCGGTACCATTGATTTCGTCTTCGGCGACGCCGCTACCGTCTTACAGAACTGCAAGCTTATCGTTAATAAACCACTCGACAACCAACAATGCATCGTCACCGCCCAAGGACGGACCGAACGCCGTGAGGTTTCCGGCATGGTCCTCCAAAACTGCACCATCTCCGGCGCACAGGACTACCTTCCGGTTAAGGCCAAGAGTAAAACACACCTCGGTCGGCCTTGGAAAGAGTACTCAAGGACCATCATCATGCAATCTCAGCTCGACGACATCGTCACCCCCGAAGGATGGATGCCGTGGCAAGGCACCTTCGCCCTCGACACTTTGTGGTACGCCGAGTTCAAAAACCGAGGACCTGGTGCGGTCCAGACCAACAGGGTTAAATGGAAAGGTATACAACAGATCAATGACGCTCAAGCTAAGGAATTCACTGCTGGTGTGTTCTTACGTGGTGATGAATGGATCCCGAGCTCTGGGGTGCCTTACATTGCCGGCATGGTTCCTGGTGTATAGATATCGgggaaatatatacatatatatctgaAAAAGATGATGAATAAGTTTATGTAGAGAGAATAAATGAGAATAAAGGAATGTAGTAAGAGAAAGTTTGGTTATAGATTTAGATAATCGAACTAAGTTTTAGGGTCTACGGTATGACTTAGTATCTTACGAAATGATAATAAATGTGGAAGCTAGACATGAAGTTTCATGCATCTTTGCTTGTTGAATAAAGATGCTTAGCAAAATGTAAGTAAAATTTTTATTGATGAAAATCGGAAAGCATTGGATTTTTAGTATAATTTCCTTTTTATCTTCTGTCATTTTCGTGAATTTTAAGGAAgatttatacttttaatttttatattatcttaAAAGGTAAAATTCTTTTGGTATAATAAAATAAGGTTTCAGTTTTGATTTCTGGGAGTGTCAAGAAAAGTTGTTTCCATATGCTGTTGCCAAAGCATAATAAAATCTTAACAAAAAGTTTCTCATGCTTCTTTTTTAAGTGGTTCCTAATTCTTCTTTCAACAATGTTTCTTCCAAGTTtgaatttacaattttcaatgaaagaaattattggtaaaattaaaatttttatcaatattATCGGTCAAGCAACAATAAATTTAGTATCTTGAAATAATGTATTaatacatgaaattaaaaaataaactctagaaataatattataatttgtcagtgtataataattgtaaaaaataaaacatataacaaCGTTATAACTTTGGGGTAGCAAAAAATTTACAAAGGTGCAAATTGTTATACCCTAACTTCCTGAACTGAGTAATTAATAAGGTTACAGATGGTTTAGACGAACCCCTTGAAATAACATCTTGATGGAATACCTTGGACATACTCCTCAAAGTCACACTTCAAATGTATCCCTTGAGTCGACATTCGAGAGGACCCCACTCATTAACGGTCACACTAAACTCCAACTGCGTCCCTATACGAGGTAATAGAAAGCAAATCATAGTACCACTCAACCTATACATATAATGACATACCACTTGACTACTTGCCTTGAACTCTCCTATAAGGTCTTGACACCTTGTGACCGGGCTTAAGAGCATATAAGACCCATGGCCTGGGGCAGAACCAAGATTCTCTCCTTTCCTTTCTCCTACTTATTTTCACTTCAAATTTTCTCAACGTTTTAGCCACTTCCGATCATCTTATCTGGCGACTCTCCACTTTATATTAAACAAAGTGAACCACACATCCCCTTGGCAGTGTGAAATTAAACCATCAacatagatgaaaataaaattcaatACTGTGAATTAAACATTTTCTATCttgcaacataaattttctttaattctttaattaatattatttaaattttaaaaataaaaaacaaaattttatattaataaatacttataatatttattattaaattatatctcaaattgaattaatttaaaaaattaaggaataaaaaatatttaattcttGAACATGACaataattttaatttctaaattttttatctattttaattttagaatttataaCTTTTTcgaattttaatatataatgatGTGATACTTTAATATTATACAACATCATTATCTACTTTTATAACATGTGTCagatcaaaattaaaaaaagttactaaattttatcattgaTCCAAAAAAATTTCAGAcatcaaattgaaaaaaattatcaaTTTCACGGTTCAATGTTGTCTTATctcaaaaataaattcaaaacttGAGCCACAAAGACCGGGCCGGACAGATTGGCCTGCCAGTGCCAGGGGCATGTCTAACTCCAGCCCAAAGTTTAGTATATGTCACCAAACCGCATATCTCTCTGCTCCGCTAAGCGGGAAAAACAGTCCGTTCAAAGTTTTTgaattctctctctctctctctccctctctcttcgCCATAGTCACTGGACTTCGCTGCCCCAAAGTTCCTTCTTTTCCTTCGTTTTCTCTCGAAATTTTCTCGGCAGACAAACAGAAGATACTTCCCCATTTTTCCCAACCTAAAAACTCTGGGTATCCCCAAATGACTTCAAGTCAACGTCAAAACCGAATCAAACCCAAATCTAAACCCTAACTACGGATGAAGAATATGACAGGGCACCAAAAGCAACCCCAAAACGGAGAGTCCGGCGGCGGTGAATTTGGGAAGTTCCACGGAGTTCAGCCGGAGCGTGATTTGGAAGCTAATTGGGAAGTCGATCTTGCCAAAAAGCTTGAAGAGTACCTCTTGAAGATTTGTTCCGGTGAAATTACTGGCTCCCAAGACGATGAAGGACATAGCTCAGTAAATTTTGCTGAAGGTTCTGCCTTAATTTTCAATTTTCCCTAAAAAAGAAgaattaattttcaattttccctaaaaaagaagaatcctttttttttctttaaattcttgtgggttttctaattattttttatttatgtatttatttattttcctatGCAGCTGCATTGTTGCTTCAGGGTTCAGTTCAAGTGTATAGCCGAAAAGTAGAGTATCTATACAACTTGGTTTTGCATGCTTTGGAATTTCTTTctcaaaagaggtttctttttaGTTCCCAAATTCTTTGTTTTTTCATGTTACTTCCACATTGTCATATTCAATGTCAGTAAGGATTGCTCCTTAAATTAAATGAAGCATTCTTCTTATAAAAGATGGTGCATATGTTTCAACAGGCAACAAGATCAACCCAATGGTGAATCGATTCAGGCCGAAGAAAGTGCTTCACGTGCTTCTCCGGATGAGGACCATGATAAATTTTGGGACTTAGATGACATTCCAGGTGACTTTGAATTGATGACCACTTTTTTTCACTTCGGGTTTAAATTGTTTATGGTATCAGCTAAAACCAACGCTTATATTCGCAGTGGAAGCAAAGATTAGCTTAGATAGTTCGACGAACAAAGACACTTTGGTTAACCACTTTGTGAAGCCCCCCGCAAATTTAGTTGTTCTTGAAGGTGATTGTTTAGACACTTCTGGTGATGGCAGCGAGTTAGAGTCCTATCTGGTATTCATAGTTGCTTCACTCGATAGTATGATGAAGTTTGACTAACTATGTTGCCTAACTCTTTGATTGTTATGTATAAATTTGTGGTTGCAGTTGGCAACAAATGATCTCTATCAGGATTTTATTCTATTAGATCCATATGATGCAGCAGCTGTTGATGATTATTTGAATGGTGATGATGCTGGTAAAGGTGAATATGGCACTAATAAGGGAAGTTCAAGGCGCAAGAGCTTTCAGTCTCCCACATGGCGTTCAGGGGGAACTGCACATAAATCATCTCACAGAAAGAATAAGGATACTAATGCTAATCAATCTCCTAGGGTTGATTGCGATTTTGGTGTTAATGATTGTAATATGGGGGCCGTTCCTTCTGCCACTGATGACTTTGGGAATGTAGATCATGGATGTGATATGGATGATAGGTATTCAAATCCTAGAGACTTAGATGATTCAGATGACGACGACGATGATAATGATCCATGGAAACCTCTGAATCCCCATGAACCTGGAAACTTGAAAGTGAGGCCTTTCAGAAAAGGTAGTTAAACTGCAGTTTCATGCATGTCCTTTTTCCTATCCATTAGTTTCGGTCAGTACCTAATATTGGTTTCTTTTGGTTTTTCCTGACAAGCAGTAAAAGCGTCCAGAAAGAATGGGGTAAATTCTACAAAGAGTATTCCCATAACCACTTTGTTTCCACTCGCTAGATTGCATGGTACCATTAGTCCTGAACTTACAGAAATGTGGGAGAGACGGCAGAGTGCCATTGAAAAACAAAGGGAATCCAAGTCTCCTCCATTATACGAAAAGGTATGTTTACTAAAATTTGTACTTAGGTGAAGGTGATGCATGGTTAGTTTGTAAACAAGTTTGCTATTTTCAGCTTCGGCAATCACTAACTGGGCAAGGAACTGGTGTTGCTAATATTTTTGCTAATTTCGAAGAAGATAATGAAGACAATGGTGATCATGATGAGAATGCTGATTTTGGTGGACCTGATTTTGACGAGCCAGAGAATATGCCTATGGATGAAGATTTACCTTTCAAGAATGAGAAGGTAAGCACATCTGTGATATGATCATTTATTGTATTTAACCACTAGGGACTATGAGAATTTTTTCCGTTGTTTCTCATTGATTGATCTTTTCATAGCATGAGAATGGTGATGCTGAACTTGGAAAGAATGAAATGTTTGACAATGGGGATCCATGTTCTCAAGCAAGCCTGGAAGATCTTTGCCGCTCTCACCTGGTAAGCATACTTTGTCTTGGCATTTATAATAACCAAACAATGGGTAAGGCTTTGTCCATCATATGTCGTGGAACATGGATTCTGTAGTGCCCTTCCGTATTCTGCTTTACACTGGAGTGTATTCTTAAAATTTCTCTTAAATAAGGAGAGAGGTACTACTCGTTTTGTCCCTTCTCTATCTAGGTGCTCAATATATTTACTTTCCAACCTACATCTCTTTTCTCCTTTTAAGGAAAAAAAAGACTTATCGGTTATGTTCttttatgctttatgtcttaTGAGGTCCATCAAGAAGTCGTGATTGTTTTAGAGAATAGAAATGCTtgatcatcttttatttttagctATCTCTGGAATTATTTTTTCAGTGCCTTTATATTTGGTTTATCCCTTTCTCGTACATTCCTTTTGGATAGCTCATTCTCATATTTGACTGCTGCTAGTGAAAGTAGTGATCATCAATTGCTGCTAGTTAGTTAAATCCTGGCACTCAGTGAACTATGGTATGTCTCCTTGCCTCTATATATTGGCTGCTTGAATATATTTCATGTGTTTTTTCATGCAGGATGCTCTGCTTGCCAGCATAGCTGAAAATGAGAAGCAAACTGAACTAGCTGCTCGAGTTTCGTCATGGAAACAGAAAATAGAGCACAACTTGGACGAGCAGGTAAATAAAGTTCGCTTTAATTTCATTTCTTATGCCGATTTTAGTTTTACATGATTATGATCACTAATCTTTTTCTCTCTCACTGCTCTTCTTAagttttgtttttccttttccGGACAATTTAAACTAAGcatagctttttctttttttttttttttgataggaTTCACATCCTCCATTTGATATTCATGAGTATGGTGAAAGAATTCTTGACAAGCTATCACTTGAAGCTGACAAAGATGTCATGCCATTTGGTGATCTTGTTAAGGGTCAAGAAAAGCATGATGTTGCTCGTTCCTTTTCCGCACTTCTCCAATTGGTATTTCTTTCTCATTCCTAAGCAAATCTCTGCACTTCTCCAATTGTTGCAGTAGACTTATAAAAACCTGTGTGTTCATCATACAGGTGAACAATGGAGATGTTGGGTTAGAACGAAGCGGACTTCTTGGAGAGTCTGTTTGTTATACGGCTGAAAACCCTTTCCATGTCCAGCTCCTCAAGCAGGACAAGAAAAGTGTGGAAACTCAACTTGGAATGCCCAAAAAGAGAGGTAAATCACCATCACGTAAAAAACCTACAAAAGCTGACAGAAATATATCTTCACCGGAGAAATGTCAATCGATCAATGCGGATTCAGATTATGGTTCAACAAAGTTGTCATCACAGAAGAATTGCAAAGCTTCTGTTAAGCTTGGGAAGTTCAGCGGTGTAAGATGCACTCCTGAGGGCAAGAGGAGACGAAGATCTCGATTGGTCGAACCTGTGGACCTGCATTCGGCACTGTAACACAAACATCAGAAAGAAAGTTAGGGCAGTCTTGTATTGTTACAGCAGCAATTCAACACTTTCAGCTGAATAGCTCTGAAGATTTCTCACCATAGATTTAGATTATTTGACAATGTTAGCTATGAATTTGTATTATTGGTGTAACTCAGTCTTAGGATGTGATTATCAGTCCCAATGGCTTGTATTAAGTATTAACATAGTACTACCAGTTTTCCTTGTAGATTTTGCTCTTATGGCATGTAATAATATCAACCTGTTTACATCGTTAAGGTAAATTAGCCATGTGGCTTATACTATTTGTCTACTCAGTCGCACGGTGTCCTCCCGAGTTGCCCTGAGTTTTTCGAGTCTCCTCTAACAACGTTAGATTCCAAGGGACAATATCTTTTAAGTTTTcacattatttaattttattgctAGCCAAGGACCAATATGTGTAGATAAAGGGACCTCGGTTTCCCAAAAATAAACTGTCATTTAATTCctttaaattttgtgaaattgtaaattaatataataataaaattatattttgatttttataaattcATTTTTCGCAAAGAGCAATCTTTTGGCCTTGGCCTCTATGTTTATTAATGGCTCTTGGCACACAGTTCTTGTATGTACCACTATTATAAACTCAAATCTTGCATCAtcaacaattttaattttaaaattaataaaaactcTAGTCTTTTTTTAGATAAGACAAACATTCAGTTCTTGTTCACATTAATCTTGAAATCGGActacttttctaaattttaattttatacttaaaacgttataatttttattaaaatatttaagtgATGAAATGATACACATCATCATATAGGCCAAAATTGAGAAAAAATCTAATTCTAAAATTAATCACAGccaaaagaaaattataaaaaaaattcaaagtctACATGTTTTATCCCCATTTTTTTAGGGTGTCCAAGTTTCAACCTTTTCAATAATACAAGCAAAAAtgttaacatcaaattcaatacaagcAAAAAtgttaaca encodes:
- the LOC108481372 gene encoding probable pectinesterase/pectinesterase inhibitor 21, which codes for MGKLPAIIGICSVLVVAMVAAIAVGVSRAKDSDNDDAKVSTSEKAVQSICQTTDYRETCENSLSNANTTDPKELIKVGFQAAIQEIGKVIANSSTIQNAAKDPMTRQAVDNCKELMGYAIDDLKASFNQLGAFDVSKLDEYVENLKIWMGGAITYQQTCLDGFMNVSSETGVKMKALLNTSQQLTSNGLAMVTDITKIIKDLNIPGMEGVSTGSKRKLMAEDGFPSWVSFKQRQLLQQNVADMKPNVVVAKDGSGKFNSINEALKEVPMKNTAPFVIHIKAGVYNEQVLVAKTMTNVVFVGDGPTKTVITGRMNFVDGTVTFKTATLAAVGERFIAKNIKIENTAGAIKHQAVALRVQSDRSIFYNCQMDGYQDTLYTHSHRQFYRDCTVSGTIDFVFGDAATVLQNCKLIVNKPLDNQQCIVTAQGRTERREVSGMVLQNCTISGAQDYLPVKAKSKTHLGRPWKEYSRTIIMQSQLDDIVTPEGWMPWQGTFALDTLWYAEFKNRGPGAVQTNRVKWKGIQQINDAQAKEFTAGVFLRGDEWIPSSGVPYIAGMVPGV
- the LOC108480600 gene encoding condensin-2 complex subunit H2; amino-acid sequence: MKNMTGHQKQPQNGESGGGEFGKFHGVQPERDLEANWEVDLAKKLEEYLLKICSGEITGSQDDEGHSSVNFAEAALLLQGSVQVYSRKVEYLYNLVLHALEFLSQKRQQDQPNGESIQAEESASRASPDEDHDKFWDLDDIPVEAKISLDSSTNKDTLVNHFVKPPANLVVLEGDCLDTSGDGSELESYLLATNDLYQDFILLDPYDAAAVDDYLNGDDAGKGEYGTNKGSSRRKSFQSPTWRSGGTAHKSSHRKNKDTNANQSPRVDCDFGVNDCNMGAVPSATDDFGNVDHGCDMDDRYSNPRDLDDSDDDDDDNDPWKPLNPHEPGNLKVRPFRKVKASRKNGVNSTKSIPITTLFPLARLHGTISPELTEMWERRQSAIEKQRESKSPPLYEKLRQSLTGQGTGVANIFANFEEDNEDNGDHDENADFGGPDFDEPENMPMDEDLPFKNEKHENGDAELGKNEMFDNGDPCSQASLEDLCRSHLDALLASIAENEKQTELAARVSSWKQKIEHNLDEQDSHPPFDIHEYGERILDKLSLEADKDVMPFGDLVKGQEKHDVARSFSALLQLVNNGDVGLERSGLLGESVCYTAENPFHVQLLKQDKKSVETQLGMPKKRGKSPSRKKPTKADRNISSPEKCQSINADSDYGSTKLSSQKNCKASVKLGKFSGVRCTPEGKRRRRSRLVEPVDLHSAL